The proteins below come from a single Vibrio natriegens NBRC 15636 = ATCC 14048 = DSM 759 genomic window:
- a CDS encoding methyl-accepting chemotaxis protein → MKLKTQAYLLSAIILLALLALTATGLWTLRVASNLDNKARVTELFKSAYSILTEVEAMAASGELPEDEAKALATRLLRNNIYKDNEYVYVADENMIFVAAPLDPQLHGTSFHDFKDSNNNSVGQLILDILDNKTGQIVEYTWSQTQTDGSIEEKHSIAEKTPHWGWVVGTGIGFNEVNARFWATAQWQLVLCLFIAGAILTSLIIAIRKMLNVLGGEPHDVRQAVQAVSQGNIQTSFDTVAPKDSIYDAVQNMSQSLAIMVTNLDSSMLALRSELSAVESRSGTIADLTLSQQESTAMIATAMTEMASSANQVATSANDTARNTDEADKQSQQTQSLICSTVDNIQGLANQLSTASLAVANLDQDVNNIVKVLDVIGDIAEQTNLLALNAAIEAARAGEQGRGFAVVADEVRKLAGRTQDSTKEIQNMISNLQQGSRHAIQTMEICAETSQSTVTQSQSASEALQQIVTALEAITTMSQQIATAAAEQTHVSDDIAHRINLIEESGYQLNSVVTESQSSTQSLASLANDLEGWVNKFSVKH, encoded by the coding sequence ATGAAACTAAAAACTCAAGCCTATTTACTGTCTGCGATTATATTGCTGGCGTTGCTCGCATTAACCGCTACAGGTTTATGGACTCTGAGAGTTGCAAGTAACCTTGATAACAAAGCTCGAGTGACAGAACTGTTCAAGAGCGCATATAGTATTCTGACAGAAGTAGAAGCAATGGCTGCAAGTGGTGAACTTCCGGAAGATGAAGCAAAAGCACTGGCGACTCGCCTGCTTCGTAACAATATCTATAAAGATAATGAATACGTTTATGTTGCCGATGAGAACATGATATTTGTCGCTGCGCCTCTCGACCCACAATTGCATGGCACCAGCTTCCATGACTTCAAAGACAGCAATAACAATAGCGTTGGCCAATTAATATTAGATATTTTGGATAACAAAACAGGCCAGATTGTCGAATATACATGGAGCCAAACACAAACTGACGGAAGCATTGAAGAGAAGCATTCAATAGCAGAAAAAACGCCTCACTGGGGATGGGTTGTTGGTACTGGTATTGGATTTAACGAGGTAAATGCACGATTTTGGGCTACTGCACAATGGCAACTCGTTCTATGCCTCTTCATCGCAGGTGCTATTCTTACCAGCCTAATCATCGCTATCCGCAAGATGCTGAACGTATTAGGAGGAGAGCCTCATGACGTACGCCAAGCCGTTCAGGCAGTCTCTCAGGGCAATATACAGACAAGTTTCGATACGGTAGCCCCAAAAGATAGTATTTACGATGCTGTGCAGAACATGAGTCAGTCTCTGGCCATAATGGTAACGAATCTCGATAGTTCTATGCTCGCTCTGCGCTCAGAGTTATCCGCAGTTGAATCACGCTCTGGAACCATTGCTGATTTGACCCTATCACAACAGGAATCAACCGCTATGATTGCGACAGCGATGACAGAAATGGCCTCATCAGCTAATCAAGTCGCAACGTCAGCAAATGATACCGCGCGAAATACGGATGAGGCAGACAAACAAAGCCAACAAACCCAATCACTGATCTGCAGTACAGTGGATAATATCCAGGGACTTGCAAATCAGTTAAGTACAGCCAGTCTGGCGGTAGCTAATTTAGATCAGGATGTAAACAACATCGTCAAAGTTTTAGATGTCATTGGTGATATCGCAGAGCAAACTAACTTACTGGCGCTAAACGCAGCCATTGAAGCTGCTCGCGCGGGTGAGCAAGGCAGAGGGTTTGCTGTTGTGGCCGATGAAGTTCGCAAACTTGCTGGCCGCACTCAAGATAGTACAAAAGAGATCCAGAACATGATCTCAAACCTCCAGCAAGGTTCTCGCCATGCTATCCAAACAATGGAGATTTGCGCCGAGACCAGTCAAAGCACAGTCACACAGTCCCAAAGTGCTTCTGAAGCTCTACAACAGATAGTGACAGCATTAGAAGCCATTACGACAATGAGCCAACAAATCGCAACGGCCGCTGCGGAGCAAACCCATGTCAGCGACGATATTGCACACCGCATAAACCTGATTGAAGAAAGCGGTTATCAGCTAAATTCAGTGGTCACAGAGAGTCAATCAAGCACTCAAAGCCTGGCTTCTTTAGCGAATGATCTGGAAGGATGGGTCAATAAGTTCTCTGTAAAGCACTAG
- a CDS encoding HD-GYP domain-containing protein yields the protein MAAIKLTVDRIQPGLHIRLPLKWNDHPFLLNSFKIKDQGQVEMIRHLGVKFVYFNPEQSDSLPLPVNQDREDKVKSDDSLDLETKALWQEKQKRIEKLSAYRRRVIQCEKEFERSLARMRSVMMKIRNRPVAAVNEAKQLTEDIVDKLMCDDNVTLHLMNGKNEYEDIYFHSLNVAVIAMMIGRAKGYSAEQLKELSFAALFHDMGKVKIPTAILRKQEPLTVPEENYLKLHTKYGLDLANQIEDFPETAKTVIEQHHELRDGSGYPKGLQGDEINEFAQIIIVANAFDNLCHTRITSEQKIPYTALSHLYKNCKHLYKEENLKFLIKFMGVFPPGTVVQLTNNMIGLVISVNASNLLFPNVLVYDPSVPRTQAPILDLASKDLRIVNAIHPSKLPENIKEYLNPRSRISYFFDTDA from the coding sequence GTGGCAGCAATTAAACTTACCGTAGATCGCATTCAGCCAGGGTTACATATCCGTCTACCGTTGAAATGGAACGATCACCCATTCTTACTTAATAGCTTTAAAATTAAAGATCAGGGACAAGTTGAGATGATTCGTCATCTTGGCGTTAAGTTCGTGTACTTTAATCCTGAGCAAAGCGATTCATTGCCCTTACCTGTCAACCAAGATAGGGAAGATAAAGTAAAGAGCGATGATTCGTTAGATCTAGAAACGAAAGCATTATGGCAAGAGAAGCAGAAACGAATAGAAAAGCTAAGTGCTTATCGACGCAGAGTGATTCAATGTGAAAAAGAGTTTGAGCGTTCTCTCGCTCGTATGCGCTCAGTAATGATGAAAATTCGTAATCGTCCGGTCGCTGCGGTTAACGAAGCAAAGCAGCTAACCGAAGATATCGTAGATAAGTTAATGTGTGACGATAATGTCACGCTGCATCTCATGAATGGCAAAAACGAATATGAAGATATCTATTTTCACTCGCTGAATGTTGCGGTTATCGCGATGATGATCGGACGAGCAAAAGGTTACTCTGCTGAACAATTGAAAGAGCTGTCCTTTGCCGCATTGTTTCACGATATGGGTAAAGTGAAAATTCCAACAGCTATATTAAGAAAGCAAGAACCACTGACGGTTCCCGAAGAGAACTATTTAAAGCTGCATACTAAGTATGGTTTGGATCTGGCTAACCAAATAGAGGACTTTCCTGAAACGGCAAAGACAGTTATTGAGCAGCATCATGAGTTAAGAGACGGTTCTGGCTATCCTAAGGGGTTGCAAGGTGATGAGATAAACGAGTTTGCACAAATCATTATTGTCGCAAATGCATTTGATAACTTGTGTCATACGAGAATTACTTCAGAACAAAAGATCCCGTATACCGCACTTTCCCATCTATATAAGAATTGCAAACATCTATATAAAGAAGAAAACCTCAAATTCCTGATTAAGTTTATGGGCGTCTTCCCACCGGGAACAGTCGTACAGCTGACCAATAACATGATTGGGTTAGTTATCTCAGTGAATGCTTCGAATCTATTATTCCCTAATGTTTTGGTTTATGACCCCTCAGTACCGAGAACCCAAGCCCCAATACTTGATTTAGCGTCGAAGGATTTAAGGATAGTAAACGCAATACATCCTTCTAAACTGCCAGAGAATATAAAAGAGTATCTTAATCCGCGTTCTCGAATTTCATACTTCTTCGATACTGATGCTTAG
- a CDS encoding SDR family oxidoreductase, which yields MKILVTGASSGIGFELAKQLCADHHDVFATGRNKNKLTELHQLTGCKFASYDLTESQQVMDMFKQATEELGGLDVLINNAGMNTRKCAIDEFSLEEFEQQYAINLRAPAILCREALSLMKEQKSGYIINVTSTVAKRASETMAVYTTMKQGLAGFTGVLMKEAQPHGIKVTNLFPGGTDTNFRAASRPEYMQPESVARTILGLLKLPEDVVVHEMVFRPLVELE from the coding sequence ATGAAAATTCTCGTTACAGGTGCCAGCAGCGGTATAGGATTTGAGCTAGCAAAACAGCTCTGCGCGGATCATCACGATGTTTTTGCTACAGGCAGAAATAAGAATAAGTTAACAGAGCTACATCAACTGACTGGTTGTAAGTTTGCTTCCTATGACCTCACTGAGTCTCAGCAAGTGATGGATATGTTCAAGCAAGCGACTGAAGAACTAGGCGGGCTGGATGTCCTCATTAACAACGCAGGCATGAATACTCGTAAATGTGCGATTGATGAGTTTTCGCTAGAAGAGTTTGAACAGCAGTACGCGATCAACTTAAGAGCGCCTGCAATTCTATGTAGAGAAGCGCTATCGTTAATGAAAGAGCAGAAGTCGGGCTACATCATTAACGTCACCAGTACCGTTGCCAAACGGGCGAGCGAAACGATGGCGGTTTACACTACCATGAAACAAGGGTTAGCAGGTTTTACCGGCGTGCTAATGAAAGAAGCTCAACCTCATGGCATTAAAGTTACCAACTTATTCCCGGGCGGCACTGATACCAACTTTAGGGCAGCCAGCCGACCTGAGTACATGCAACCCGAAAGCGTGGCTCGTACTATTTTAGGGTTATTAAAGCTTCCGGAAGATGTAGTGGTACATGAAATGGTCTTTAGACCGCTTGTTGAACTTGAATAG
- a CDS encoding bile acid:sodium symporter family protein, producing the protein MIGRLTQLFPVWAVIFALTAYFSPSLFVDLKSQIVPLLTIIMLAMGISLSPSDFLNVLKHKKAVGVGVFLQFLIMPLAALLISFLLGFSTELTVGMVLVGSVAGGTSSNVMVFLAKGDVALSISMTAISTLLGVILTPLLVEGLIGQSVDVPVSGMLMSLVKIVLLPVSIGVIINTFIPKAVAKVNAILPLISMLAIVVIIAIVVALNAENLNTIGPLVALAVILHNGLGLTAGYYCCRLLGFNESTCRTIAFEVGLQNSGLATALAMKFFSPASAIAGTIFSVWHNISGSLLAGYWASKKARKAKAVTNSL; encoded by the coding sequence ATGATAGGGAGATTAACCCAGCTGTTCCCCGTTTGGGCAGTTATATTCGCCTTAACCGCTTACTTTTCACCAAGTCTATTTGTCGATTTAAAATCTCAAATCGTCCCTTTACTTACTATTATCATGCTTGCAATGGGAATCAGTTTATCTCCTAGTGATTTCCTCAATGTTCTCAAGCATAAAAAGGCAGTGGGCGTCGGTGTATTTCTTCAGTTTTTAATTATGCCTCTTGCCGCTTTGCTCATCAGCTTCTTATTAGGGTTTAGTACGGAGCTTACTGTCGGCATGGTACTGGTTGGTAGCGTTGCTGGTGGAACATCCTCTAACGTAATGGTATTTCTGGCCAAAGGTGATGTTGCGCTTTCCATTTCAATGACGGCTATATCTACATTATTAGGCGTGATATTAACGCCATTACTTGTAGAAGGGTTGATTGGTCAAAGTGTTGATGTGCCTGTTTCTGGGATGTTGATGAGCTTAGTTAAGATCGTACTACTTCCTGTCTCAATAGGCGTCATTATTAACACTTTTATTCCTAAAGCGGTTGCTAAGGTCAATGCGATATTACCGTTGATATCAATGCTTGCTATCGTCGTTATTATTGCCATCGTTGTGGCTTTAAACGCTGAAAACCTAAATACCATTGGGCCATTGGTGGCACTGGCAGTCATTTTACACAATGGCCTAGGTTTGACGGCGGGCTACTATTGTTGTCGTCTACTTGGCTTTAATGAATCGACTTGTCGGACAATTGCATTTGAAGTGGGATTACAGAACTCAGGTTTAGCTACGGCGCTCGCAATGAAGTTCTTCTCGCCAGCATCGGCAATTGCCGGAACAATATTCTCAGTTTGGCACAATATTTCAGGTTCTCTGTTAGCTGGATACTGGGCAAGCAAAAAGGCTCGTAAAGCTAAAGCTGTAACTAATAGCCTATAG
- a CDS encoding SDR family NAD(P)-dependent oxidoreductase, whose product MILITGASSGLGAELAKLYDCDGQPTYLTGRSEGKLSEITNRLSNNIGYQACDLSLHQDVGQLFDQLDQPPQTVIHSAGSGYFGLLEDQEPEQIQKLINNNLNSAINVLRELVKRYKDHSVNVVVIMSTASQQPKAQESTYCAVKWAVKGLIESVRLELKGKPMKIIAVYPGGMATEFWETSGKSLDLSSFMQAEDAAQMIHDAVSSIGNGYVSDITVNRL is encoded by the coding sequence ATGATTCTAATTACAGGCGCTAGCAGCGGACTAGGGGCTGAGTTGGCTAAGCTTTACGATTGCGATGGTCAGCCAACATACCTTACGGGACGAAGCGAGGGTAAGCTCTCTGAAATCACAAACAGACTATCTAACAACATTGGTTACCAAGCTTGTGATCTCTCTTTGCATCAGGATGTTGGACAATTATTTGATCAATTAGACCAGCCTCCCCAAACAGTGATTCATAGTGCGGGAAGTGGTTATTTTGGGCTGTTGGAAGATCAAGAGCCAGAACAGATTCAAAAGTTGATTAACAACAACCTTAATTCTGCCATTAATGTCTTGCGAGAGTTGGTTAAGCGTTACAAGGATCACTCGGTAAATGTGGTTGTGATTATGTCGACTGCATCGCAACAGCCGAAAGCTCAGGAGTCCACATACTGCGCAGTTAAGTGGGCGGTAAAAGGTCTGATAGAGTCTGTTCGTTTAGAACTAAAAGGCAAACCAATGAAAATTATTGCGGTCTATCCGGGAGGGATGGCGACGGAGTTTTGGGAAACCAGTGGCAAGTCATTAGATCTCAGCAGTTTTATGCAAGCAGAAGATGCGGCCCAAATGATTCATGATGCGGTGTCGAGCATCGGTAACGGCTATGTTTCTGATATCACGGTTAACAGGTTATAA
- a CDS encoding DUF2254 domain-containing protein has protein sequence MTGSKWQWLLKQVTRKLWVRTSLFALLAVATALMSIVLNEFVVLPPAINVSSELLNNILNILATSMLAVTTFSLNIMVSAYTAASAGVTPRATKLLMEDSTTQNALATFLGSFLFSLVGIIALGVGAYHEQARIYLFIVTMVVIVMIILTLLRWIQHLSVLGRVSETTSKVEQALISAIRKRGNEPWLGARPWSNPEHKPRGSKPIYSQEIGYLQHIDMHHLDSIAEDNQCTIYIERQPGNFVYSGQPIAWLCGELEEESEVSAAFTIRTERSFDQDPRFGLVVLAEIASRALSPAVNDNGTAIDVLGRAIRALSLWGELLKQRPIKTRFPRLFVPSLSCQDLFDDVFLPIAHDGAAQLQVQIRLQKSLLAISSMHPKLFASPAQKLSEKALELALSQHYTEDEKHQLSQLSHQVIDQKFHG, from the coding sequence ATGACAGGATCTAAATGGCAGTGGTTGTTAAAACAGGTAACCCGCAAACTATGGGTTCGAACATCATTATTCGCCTTACTTGCGGTCGCTACCGCTTTGATGTCGATTGTTCTAAACGAATTCGTCGTACTGCCTCCCGCGATTAACGTCAGCAGTGAACTACTGAATAACATACTCAATATTCTGGCGACCTCAATGTTGGCGGTAACTACCTTTTCGCTCAATATCATGGTCTCAGCCTACACCGCCGCCAGTGCGGGAGTGACACCAAGAGCCACGAAGCTATTAATGGAAGACAGCACAACGCAAAATGCACTGGCGACGTTTCTTGGTTCGTTCTTATTTAGTCTGGTGGGGATTATCGCGCTTGGTGTTGGTGCCTATCACGAACAGGCGCGCATCTATCTGTTCATCGTAACTATGGTTGTCATCGTGATGATCATACTTACGCTGTTGCGCTGGATTCAGCATTTATCGGTACTTGGAAGAGTTTCAGAAACAACGTCAAAAGTCGAACAAGCTCTGATAAGTGCGATTCGCAAGCGTGGAAATGAGCCTTGGCTTGGAGCCCGCCCCTGGAGTAACCCTGAACATAAACCTAGGGGAAGCAAACCTATTTACAGCCAAGAAATTGGTTACTTACAGCATATTGATATGCACCATCTTGATAGCATTGCCGAAGATAACCAATGCACCATTTACATAGAACGTCAGCCGGGTAACTTTGTTTACTCAGGGCAACCCATCGCTTGGTTATGTGGAGAGCTAGAAGAAGAAAGCGAAGTTAGCGCAGCTTTCACTATTCGAACAGAGCGTTCCTTCGACCAAGACCCTCGTTTTGGCTTGGTCGTTTTGGCGGAAATCGCTTCAAGAGCGCTCTCCCCTGCAGTCAATGACAACGGCACCGCCATTGATGTACTCGGGCGCGCTATAAGGGCATTATCACTTTGGGGGGAGTTACTAAAGCAAAGACCCATAAAAACACGTTTTCCTCGATTGTTTGTGCCTTCATTAAGCTGCCAAGATTTGTTTGATGATGTCTTTTTGCCAATAGCACATGATGGCGCAGCCCAACTCCAAGTTCAGATTCGCTTGCAAAAATCATTGTTAGCGATATCGAGCATGCATCCCAAACTCTTCGCCTCTCCCGCCCAAAAACTGTCAGAAAAAGCATTGGAACTCGCACTGTCTCAACATTATACCGAAGACGAAAAACACCAACTCTCGCAGCTTTCTCATCAGGTAATAGACCAGAAATTTCATGGCTGA
- a CDS encoding RDD family protein, whose translation MTTSTTLPTAGLFRRLAALVYDSLIVIAIEMMAAGVVMAIVFALNAAGLLSYGEYVDAADMLSKHPVISPIFTLYLAVVWIYFFVFFWTRAGQTLGMRAWKLQVRNAADDAPITVTQALIRIATSGFGLANLTVPIDPQKRGFHDMWAKTKVVVLPKAQ comes from the coding sequence ATGACTACTTCTACAACTCTTCCAACGGCAGGACTCTTTCGTCGACTAGCAGCTTTGGTCTATGACTCGTTGATTGTCATTGCGATAGAAATGATGGCAGCCGGCGTGGTTATGGCCATTGTCTTTGCACTCAATGCCGCTGGGTTACTGAGCTATGGGGAATATGTCGATGCTGCGGATATGTTATCGAAGCACCCTGTAATAAGCCCGATCTTTACGCTGTATTTAGCGGTAGTTTGGATCTATTTCTTTGTTTTCTTCTGGACTCGCGCAGGTCAAACACTTGGTATGCGTGCCTGGAAACTTCAAGTACGTAACGCCGCTGACGATGCACCAATCACTGTTACTCAAGCGCTGATTCGTATTGCAACTTCAGGCTTCGGGTTAGCCAACCTGACTGTACCTATCGATCCGCAGAAACGCGGTTTTCACGACATGTGGGCCAAAACTAAAGTGGTTGTGTTACCGAAAGCACAATAA
- the lptG gene encoding LPS export ABC transporter permease LptG yields the protein MFKILDLYIGRTIISTTALVLATFVGLSGIIKYVEQLRKVGRGVYDLMHALYFVLLSIPRDIEMFFPMAALLGALIGLGMLASSSELVVMQAAGFSKLDIGLSVLKTAVPLMLIVMTLGQWGAPEAQKMARDLRSFAISGGSIVSVRAGVWARDANDFIFIGKVEDDKLYALNMWRFDEDKNLQKVIFAEEVDYEQDNNWVMKDVQITDMQGETVISKQSVDQMEWQTSLAPDKLAVVTVKPEELSLSGLYDYVTYLKASEQDASRYELAFWRKLTQPLSIAVMMLMALSFVFGPLRSVTMGARVLSGVVAGFTFYISSEFFGPLTLVYGIPPVFGALAPSLVFLAIAVSLLRRKL from the coding sequence GTGTTCAAAATCTTAGACCTTTATATCGGTAGAACCATTATTTCGACCACAGCCTTGGTTTTGGCCACCTTTGTTGGCTTGTCTGGCATCATCAAATACGTAGAACAATTACGTAAAGTTGGTCGAGGTGTGTATGACCTAATGCATGCACTTTACTTTGTACTGTTGAGTATTCCTCGCGACATAGAAATGTTTTTCCCAATGGCGGCACTGCTGGGCGCTTTGATTGGTTTGGGGATGCTAGCATCAAGCTCTGAGCTGGTGGTTATGCAGGCTGCAGGCTTTTCCAAATTGGATATCGGTTTATCCGTATTGAAAACTGCCGTGCCTTTAATGCTTATTGTTATGACGCTTGGTCAGTGGGGCGCGCCAGAAGCTCAAAAGATGGCTCGTGACCTACGCTCTTTTGCAATATCCGGCGGTAGTATTGTGTCCGTCCGGGCCGGAGTTTGGGCTCGGGATGCGAACGATTTTATCTTTATCGGCAAAGTCGAAGACGACAAATTGTATGCGCTGAATATGTGGCGCTTCGATGAGGATAAGAACCTCCAGAAAGTGATTTTTGCTGAAGAAGTGGATTATGAGCAAGACAACAACTGGGTCATGAAAGACGTGCAAATCACCGATATGCAAGGTGAGACCGTCATATCCAAGCAAAGTGTCGACCAAATGGAATGGCAAACGTCACTTGCGCCAGACAAGCTTGCCGTTGTGACGGTTAAGCCAGAAGAGTTATCACTTAGCGGCTTGTACGATTACGTGACCTACTTGAAAGCATCAGAACAGGATGCTTCACGTTACGAGCTTGCGTTCTGGCGTAAGCTGACTCAACCACTCTCCATAGCGGTCATGATGTTGATGGCATTGTCGTTTGTATTTGGTCCGCTGCGCAGCGTGACGATGGGCGCAAGGGTGTTGTCAGGGGTAGTCGCTGGCTTTACTTTCTATATTTCCAGTGAGTTTTTCGGACCGTTGACTCTGGTATACGGGATACCTCCCGTGTTTGGCGCATTGGCACCAAGCCTGGTATTCCTCGCTATTGCGGTATCGCTGCTGAGAAGAAAATTGTAA
- the lptF gene encoding LPS export ABC transporter permease LptF, translating into MIIVRYLIRETLKSQFAIFFVLFLVFLSQKFISVLADASDGDIPAGLIFSIVGLNMPAMGLLMLPLSLYIGILITFGRLYAESEIVVMNATGIGNKFLVQAALYLALITSAVAAFNALWLSPWSQERVEQLYEQVAAENSVDLLQKGQFQGTPDGSSVVFIDDIKDNTLSNVFVAQMRPRDSVLPSVMFSSSGEVKELSDGRQIITMKEGTRYEGVPTRVEYMITKFDQYEGVIGQREVKKKGRDWEAYPTADLIGHPDPEAQAELQWRISLFVCIPLLTMLVIPLSAVNPRQGRFAKMGPAILIYLAYFLAISATKSALEDGSIPTTVGMWPINAMLLIVAILANMMDSVPARRMKEKFRKKRLA; encoded by the coding sequence GTGATTATTGTTAGATATTTGATCCGCGAAACACTCAAGAGTCAATTTGCGATCTTTTTCGTACTTTTTTTGGTGTTTCTGAGCCAAAAGTTCATTAGTGTTCTCGCAGACGCTTCTGACGGGGATATTCCTGCTGGATTGATCTTCTCAATTGTTGGTTTGAATATGCCAGCAATGGGCTTATTGATGCTGCCGTTGAGTTTGTATATCGGCATATTGATCACTTTTGGTCGTCTTTATGCGGAGAGTGAAATTGTCGTTATGAATGCGACGGGGATCGGAAACAAGTTTTTGGTGCAAGCGGCACTTTACTTAGCTCTGATTACTTCTGCTGTGGCGGCATTTAACGCTCTGTGGTTATCACCATGGTCGCAAGAAAGAGTGGAACAGCTCTACGAGCAGGTTGCGGCTGAAAATAGCGTCGACCTTCTTCAAAAAGGCCAATTTCAGGGTACGCCTGATGGTTCTTCTGTGGTGTTCATCGATGATATTAAAGACAACACGCTGAGCAATGTGTTTGTTGCCCAGATGCGCCCTCGGGATTCTGTTCTGCCTAGCGTGATGTTTTCTTCTTCTGGCGAGGTGAAAGAGCTGTCAGATGGACGACAGATCATTACGATGAAAGAAGGTACGCGCTATGAAGGCGTGCCTACTCGCGTGGAGTATATGATCACCAAGTTCGATCAGTACGAAGGGGTGATTGGTCAGCGCGAAGTGAAAAAGAAAGGCAGGGACTGGGAAGCTTACCCTACGGCCGATTTGATTGGTCACCCGGATCCTGAAGCGCAAGCTGAGCTGCAATGGCGAATTTCACTGTTTGTATGTATTCCATTGCTCACGATGTTGGTTATTCCGTTGTCTGCAGTTAACCCGCGTCAGGGACGATTCGCCAAAATGGGCCCTGCGATTCTGATTTATTTGGCTTACTTCCTGGCGATCAGCGCAACGAAATCGGCACTGGAAGATGGCTCTATACCGACGACCGTTGGAATGTGGCCAATCAACGCGATGTTACTGATAGTCGCTATTTTGGCTAACATGATGGACAGCGTTCCAGCTCGACGAATGAAAGAAAAATTCCGCAAGAAGAGGCTAGCGTAA
- the pepA gene encoding leucyl aminopeptidase: MEFSVKSGSPEKQRSACIVVGVFEPRRLSPVAEQLDKISDGYISSLLRRGDLEGKPGQMLLLHQVPGVLSERVLLVGCGKERELGERQYKEIIQKTISTLNETGSMEAVCFLTELHVKGRDTYWKVRQAVEATKDGLYTFNQFKSVKPETRRPLRKLVFNVPTRRELSLGEKAITHGLAIASGVKASKDLGNMPPNVANPAYLASQARRLADDYETVTTKIIGEQEMEKLGMTSYLAVGRGSKNESMMSIIEYKGNPDSDAKPIVLVGKGLTFDSGGISLKPGEGMDEMKYDMCGAASVFGTMKALAKLNLPINVIGVLAGCENMPGSNAYRPGDILTTMSGQTVEVLNTDAEGRLVLCDALTYVERFEPDCVVDVATLTGACVIALGHHISGVLSNHNPLAHELVNASEQASDRAWRLPMADEYHEQLKSPFADMQNIGGRPAGTITAGCFLSKFAKKYNWAHLDIAGTAWKSGAAKGSTGRPVSMLVQFLLNRSGQETEE, encoded by the coding sequence ATGGAGTTCAGTGTAAAAAGTGGCAGTCCAGAGAAACAACGTAGCGCATGTATCGTTGTTGGTGTGTTTGAACCACGTCGCCTTTCTCCAGTAGCCGAACAACTTGATAAAATCAGTGACGGTTACATCAGTTCATTACTTCGCCGTGGTGATCTAGAGGGTAAACCTGGCCAGATGCTACTACTGCATCAAGTACCAGGAGTGTTGTCTGAACGCGTTTTACTTGTCGGTTGTGGTAAAGAACGTGAGCTAGGCGAGCGCCAGTACAAGGAAATCATTCAAAAGACGATCAGTACACTTAACGAAACAGGCTCAATGGAAGCCGTATGTTTTCTGACTGAGCTGCACGTTAAAGGCCGCGACACTTACTGGAAAGTTCGTCAGGCAGTTGAAGCGACTAAAGATGGTCTGTACACATTTAACCAGTTCAAGAGCGTTAAGCCAGAAACTCGCCGCCCACTGCGTAAGCTTGTTTTCAACGTACCAACTCGTCGTGAATTGAGCCTGGGTGAAAAAGCGATCACTCATGGTCTTGCTATCGCGTCTGGCGTAAAAGCGTCAAAAGACCTTGGCAACATGCCACCAAACGTAGCAAACCCAGCATACCTTGCGTCACAAGCTCGTCGTCTAGCGGACGATTACGAAACCGTGACCACCAAAATCATTGGTGAGCAAGAGATGGAAAAACTGGGCATGACATCATACCTAGCGGTAGGTCGTGGTTCGAAAAACGAATCTATGATGTCAATCATCGAGTACAAGGGTAACCCTGACTCAGATGCAAAACCGATTGTACTGGTTGGTAAAGGCCTAACGTTCGATTCAGGCGGTATCTCACTGAAACCTGGTGAAGGTATGGATGAGATGAAGTACGACATGTGTGGTGCGGCATCTGTATTCGGTACAATGAAAGCGTTAGCGAAACTAAACCTGCCTATTAACGTGATTGGTGTTCTGGCTGGCTGTGAAAACATGCCGGGTAGCAACGCTTACCGTCCAGGTGATATTTTAACAACGATGTCTGGTCAAACCGTTGAAGTACTTAATACTGACGCGGAAGGCCGTTTGGTTCTTTGTGACGCACTAACTTATGTAGAGCGTTTCGAACCAGATTGTGTGGTAGACGTTGCTACGCTAACAGGTGCTTGTGTTATCGCACTTGGTCACCATATCAGTGGCGTACTTTCAAACCATAACCCACTTGCACATGAGCTGGTAAACGCTTCTGAGCAAGCAAGTGACCGTGCATGGCGTCTACCTATGGCAGACGAGTACCACGAGCAGCTGAAGAGCCCATTTGCTGACATGCAAAACATCGGTGGTCGTCCTGCTGGTACTATCACTGCTGGTTGTTTCTTGTCAAAATTTGCTAAAAAGTACAACTGGGCACACTTGGACATCGCAGGTACTGCTTGGAAATCAGGTGCAGCGAAAGGCTCAACAGGCCGTCCTGTCTCAATGCTAGTCCAATTCCTTTTGAACCGCAGCGGCCAAGAGACAGAAGAATAA